A window of Castor canadensis chromosome 10, mCasCan1.hap1v2, whole genome shotgun sequence contains these coding sequences:
- the LOC141411409 gene encoding breast carcinoma-amplified sequence 1-like, translating into MKTLKFRPAKVILNTTQPSWVLAPRFQKSSIFLAARGKNLGKEAKPEAPAAKSRFFLTLSRPVPGRPGDQGLDSSATPARLDGSSSTASTDKDPSERKAHPAAAVPRPAGDKTPGQTLAGDQAQAATCQPAPLPPESGAAAPSKPKDSSFFDKFFKLDKGQEKAPVESQEQVRSAEHQDQAEEAPGPTGPTDGVSTREDVVDGKETEGQQTEIWNCSGPGDPEGRGIAKEDSQTTDIAENSSIMSFFKTLVSPNKAETKKDPEDVGTETTSTTSANLRSDKGNFTPQETQVTPKSPKGCSPPGHTLSATASDTTKEGGKEKSGTSSLPLGKLFRKKSVKEDSVPTGAEENVVCESPVEILKFEKVESASQTVDLNEEKGVPEPAEVKLRGGESKPRRTSLMSFFRQMKELALGPECGREAGISKQGKYYKALKCLVDRSDRRGCALTRLTFPACDLHVPATNSTSPSHLHLRFQQQQQGPVK; encoded by the exons ATGAAGACATTGAAGTTCAGACCTGCCAAGGTCATCCTGAATACCACACAGCCATCCTGGGTCCTGGCGCCTCGTTTTCAA AAGTCATCCATTTTCCTTGCTGCCAGAGGAAAGAATCTTGGGAAAGAGGCCAAACCCGAGGCCCCAGCTGCTAAATCGCGTTTTTTCTTGACTCTCTCTCGGCCTGTACCAGGACGTCCCGGGGACCAAGGCTTGGATTCATCTGCCACACCAGCCAGGCTGGATGGCAGCTCCAGCACAGCCAGCACAGACAAAGACCCGAGTGAGCGCAAGGCACATCCGGCCGCAGCTGTGCCCCGGCCCGCGGGGGATAAAACCCCAGGGCAGACCCTGGCTGGGGACCAGGCCCAAGCTGCCACCTGCCAGCCTGCGCCTCTCCCACCTGAGTCAGGGGCAGCCGCCCCCTCCAAGCCCAAGGACTCCAGCTTTTTTGACAAATTCTTCAAACTGGACAAGGGACAAGAAAAGGCACCTGTTGAAAGCCAGGAGCAAGTCAGGAGCGCAGAGCATCAAGACCAGGCCGAGGAGGCTCCTGGACCCACAGGGCCAACTGATGGTGTCTCTACAAGGGAGGACGTAGTTGACGGCAAGGAGACAGAAGGACAACAAACGGAAATTTGGAATTGCTCAGGCCCTGGGGACCCAGAGGGACGGGGAATTGCAAAGGAGGACTCCCAGACAACAGACATAGCAGAGAATAGTTCCATCATGAGTTTCTTTAAGACTCTGGTTTCACCTAACAAAGCTGAGACAAAAAAAGATCCAGAAGATGTGGGTACTGAAACGACATCTACTACTTCAGCCAACCTCAGATCAGATAAAGGCAACTTCACACCCCAGGAGACCCAAGTGACACCCAAGAGTCCTAAAGGCTGCAGCCCACCAGGTCACACACTATCTGCCACAGCCAGTGACACAACAAAGGAAGGTGGCAAGGAGAAGTCAGGAACCTCCTCTCTGCCCTTGGGGAAGCTGTTTCGGAAAAAGTCAGTTAAAGAGGATTCAGTCCCCACAGGTGCAGAGGAGAATGTGGTGTGTGAATCACCAGTAGAGATCTTAAAGTTTGAGAAAGTAGAATCAGCCTCACAAACAGTGGATCTCAATGAAGAAAAAGGTGTGCCTGAACCAGCAGAAGTGAAACTCAGAGGAGGAGAAAGCAAGCCTCGGAGGACCTCCCTGATGTCGTTTTTCAGACAAATGAAGGAGCTGGCCTTGGGTCCTGAGTGTGGCAGAGAAGC GGGTATCAGCAAACAAGGAAAATATTATAAAGCCCTCAAATGCCTGGTTGACAGGAGTGATAGAAGAG